ttgacttgatgctAGATAGTTATTACAACGAGGTTACTCTGGATGGTTGTGGTAGATTTCCCAAATCATTTGCAGCAGATTTTTCAGACCTAATGCTTGGCCCTTGATATTTTCCTTAAGATGTGCCTTTGTGGTGTTGCATTGTCATGATGAGAGTGACATTACTACTTCTCTTATCAGTCTGCTAGTTTGGGTGACCCCTAAATTCTTtctaatgttatttaatctGGATCAGGCCAGTCAGTGGATGCCTTTGCTCAGCAACCTCCAGGGCCTTGGGATGTTCCTGCTAAGCAGCCCAGTTTTTTTGTAGAAGACAAACAGTGTATCAAGGTTCCTTACACGTCGTCTGTCAAGGTATGTCTATCTAACACATTTGGAAAATGAACAAGCCCTTTTATTATCTGATGAAAATCCTTTCATTTATAGCCCTGCCACAACTGTGTGGGAATGGGGCGAAAACCCTGCAACCAATGTGCTGGTGCCGGTAATGTAAGTATTTCTCATCAGCCTTGATGCAAAAGTCAATTCCAGACTTTTATTAGCTTAAAATAGTTgtgaaagttttcttttttttccccctgacaGAAAGTTTGTTGGGTGTGCAATGGATCTGGTTATCGTCAAGGAAACGATCGATGCCTCCACTGCAATGGCAGAGGGAGAGACAAGTGAGCATTACTCAAAGATTTCTGACAAAGCAAGAGTAGCAAGAGAGAAATTTACTACTctcttaaatttaattaaaggtAAAACACAGCAGTGCTAAATTGGTAAGATCACAAAAATTGCTCTGTTACAGCTGCAGTCACTGTCATGGACAAGGATCAAAGCAATGTGACATCTGTCGTGGAAAACAGCAGCTTCTGGTCTACATCAAACTCACTGTGAAATGGTAGATTTTCTCAACATTTATCTTTCACAAATTCCCAACTAAATAAATAGTCTTTCATTATGATTTCAAAGTAATCAGCATTTCAACATCAACAAGCTTTTATTGTCAATGATTTTGTAGCAGCTGATAAAATTGATCtcaatttccatttttttaaatgtaaatgcttGCAGGACAAACAACTCTGATGATTATGTTGTGGAGCAGTCAAGCGGACTTCCGGTGGAAAACCTTCGTAAAGTGTCTGGAAAGGAGCTTTTCAGAGACTCTAAGTACATGGTAAAAACCTGTTTCTTCAACATCAAAGTGGGGAAATTAAAGATCATTTTGCTCTGTgacttaatataaaaatattacccGAGGTTTCttgtagtagtttttttttttttttttgtttttggctggCTTGGGTCTCACTTCAGTTTAAATGTGGTGTGATCTTGTGAAGTCTACTGTTGAGTGTTGAGGCTACTCACATAGAATGCATTTCAGTCATGAGAATAAAGTGGTGTTTCATGCTTTCACCACTCTGAAGATGtgtgacaacaacaaaaagtacAGCGGCTGCATCCTGTGTGACATGGATAGAAGCTGCTGAAATGCTGCTCTCTCTATAACTACTGGTCTCAGAGATCATATCAGCACGTCTTTGCGCCACTTGtagtaaatttaaaatacagtaaattaacacattttaagCAGCGACAGTGATTCAATACAGCACGTCTGTGATTGCTCTTTGCAGGTGTACCCTCTGATTGGCTTTCCAGACCCTTCAGTGATGCAGGCTTCGCAGCGCCTTGTCAGCGATCACCAGGGCAAATACTTGCAGACATCTCGCATTCTACAGCAGGTAttcattttgtattatttttaatataagagAATGTCATCTTCATCGAaagataactttatttttttcatgtgaaaatgctcatattttctctttttgtttgcagCGTCAAATCATAGAGTTGATCCCAATTACAAAGGTCACCTACTCATGGAAACAGAAATCCCACATTTACTTTGTTTATGGAAACGAGTTCAAAGTTAGTGCCGATGACTACCCTGCTACCTGTTGCTGTTCTGTAATGTAATTGCAGTGGTTGGTAAtggcactttttttctttttactttccgAGCCATTGAATATTTGAGTCAAGTGTACTTACTTTTAAATCAGTTTATGTGTCACTGTGACACtattatttgtaaataaaaacagaacaaaaaaatctgcataACATTTCGACTGGGTGAGTAAGTGAAATTGATTCAAACATGATGTATCAAATGTTGGCATAGAGAATATTAATGCTCTTGGCACAGGTACCGTGCTCATGTGTGGAGGCTCCATAAATgccaaacaataaataaaacatgctgCCATCcagctgatgttttatttatgaaagGACTTGCTAAAACTGTCACATACAACAGTATGGTATGatagtaaaactgaaaaaagttgAGAATTAgccaatattaaaaaaaaaaaaatcaaagggaTTTCTTCATTTCGGAATTTGATATGTTGTCCTTGCACTGcttttattgatattttgcATAGTATCCCACTGTTTTCTGGAAATTTTACAGGGATGAACTGACAATGTGGAAGATAAGAGAATGTTTGATTAACTATGTGGGAACTAATATTTCCAATATCATTTTTATGTGTATGTACTATTTGTATATGTATAGCACAGAAAATTTTTTGCACTCTTATATAGTAAGCCataaccaaaatattttttctgaattCTTTTTTTACCAATGTTATGTTTTCATAAtatataacaacaaaaaaaagataaacaaattaatttgctACTTTGGCAACactaattcatgtttttttttatgccagtATCTTTTTAAAgatagaaatatatatttttccggTCATATCTGTAAATCTCAGCacttatttgattaaaaactcTTGCAATGTTTTGCTTGCGAGATGTGTCGTCATTAACAGTGGTCGGTCGCGGATGAAATGACGTAAAGAACGTGTTCGCCATAATGATAATAAACGGTGAACACAAAGCTACAATAAACCAGGTTAAGCGCTACTGGTGATACGGCCATCGATGCATTGATATTCACCAAACAACAAATTAAGTAGTGACTCATATCGTGGATTTAAATCTCGGTGAATTTGAGAAAACCAAGCAAGAACTGAGTGAAGCTAAGAGGTAAAGTTAGCATGTTGGCTAAGTAGCCAGGTTCACCTGTAATGTTCATAGCTTGTTGCTTAGTGTCGTGTTGTGTGTATGCAGGTTTCGTTTGTCCAAATGTGACTCAGTTTTCACAAAATAATTTGTGCCTGCCTGAAAATTTCATACCTAATTTAAACACAGTAATGGAATTCGAAACCGGCGAATTACAAGAATGTTGCTAGCAAGCTAGGTTGATTAGCTTCCTTGTTCAGCCTCCTAAAGGCTAGCCAAACATTGCAACAGGCAGCGGCTCTTATCACAGCTGAGTTTGCAGCTTTATAATGTGGTTGTTTAACCCTCatatttttatgtgaatgttAGGGGAATCTCGTAAAAATAACACATTGCTAGGCAGTTACCATTGTACAgacttaaaaaatattcaaatatattttaagcAACAACCTAATGTGCGCCCAACTTTTGACAGTTGTGTTCCCCAAGGACCACGGCACCTGCACGCTCAGTTGTGTGTGTAGAGCTGTGGAGCGAATCAGcttctcctttctttcttcaCAAATATTTTGCTTGTGCTGCTGTCTTGTGATATAGCCTCcgatctgtttatttattttttattttatattaattttagcTCACATCTCTGATTTGTCCTTTCCaagcttttaatttatttaatgttattatGGCCGTTTCTTGCAATTTTGACTCTACAGAtcgttataataataattatttagcCATATCAGTACAATGATTCTGACGTTCTGAGATCACCCGATGTTTTCGACTTTGACAAGAGAGTACGCTTATATCATGCCCAGGGGGCACACCTTTTATTTTGCACTAAACGGAAAACAGATGTTTTGATAAGTCAGTTTGTAAGTTCCAAATCTTTAAAAGTTGttatctaaaaaacaaacaaaacaaacaaacaaacaaaaaaacaaaaaaacaaaaccagcaacaaccccccccccaaaaatttttttaataaagctaaGAAAGTCTTAGTAATTAGCTTCAGACCATTACAAGATTGAcaaatttacagttattttatattaagtaaaattatatagcatttattaaatatcAACTAGAATAATAGCAGTAACTAGGAAACAGCAGATTGTCCAGTTACTATTCCGTTACTCCATTTAATTAATCCATTCTGTAATTTGGCTTTCTTGTAGCACAAGTGGGTCTTGAAGTTGTTGAATATGTTGTTAACAGCATGTGCTCTCCTCTTATCCACATCCTGCTGGCAAGGATGGTGAGGATTAAAGGAGAGCCTAGAGGCAGGTGGTGAAGTACATTGAAGTACAGTTAATGATAGGACTTGGAGCTTGGGAGCTGTACTTACTAACAAAAATGTGCAGGGagcaagaaaataaagaggaaatagCAAAAACTGCTGGAGAGAGAAGAAAGGTTGGTTATGCGACAATGGCATGGAGAATGAAAGAAGCAATTAGTCATGCCCAGTGAATAAATGTAGCTCCCACAATTCCCAAAGCTCTTAAAACtatgacttaaaaaaagaaagaggttaAAGAATATCAAAACCAGTCCTAGTTTTAAGCTTTGTCAAAATGTAAATTTcttaaagttaattttttttttgaaaacttgGAGCTACTTTCACAATAGAGGAGCTGACACCATAAAACAGTTCCTCTTACTTTTGGAATCTTGTGGTGCCACAAGAAAGGCAGCTCTCAGAGTGCACTGGTACACagtcatgttggaacaggaaagggccattcgaaactgttcccacaaagttgggAGCATGGAATTGTCCAAAGTCTCTTGATATGCAGACGCATTCAGAATTCTTTTAACTGGAACTGAGGGGCTAAGCCCAGCTCTGggaaaaacaaccccaaaccataatTGTCCCTCCAACAAACTTTACACTTGGCCCAGTGCAGTCAAACAAGTACCTTTCTCTTGGCAACTGCTAtacccagactcttccatcaCATCGGCAGATGGTAAATCGCAGTTTGTCACTCCAGAGAACATGTCTCCACGGATCCGGAGTACAGTGGCAGCATTCTCTCCACGCTTTGTATTGCTTTTGATGATGTGTGGCTTGGATGTAGCTGCTCCACTGTGGGAACCCAATCCATGACGCTCTCTTTGCACTGTTCTTGAGCTGATTTGAATGCCACATGAAATTTGGAGGTCTGTAATAATCAAGTCTGCAGAATGTTGCAGACCTTTGTGCACTATGTGCCTCAGCATCTGCCGACCCTGCTCAGTCATTTTACGGGGCTTGCCACTTTGTGGCTGAGTTACTGTCATTCCCAATTGCTTCCACTTTGTTGTGATACCACTGACAGTTGACTGTGGAATATTATGAGTGGGGAAATTACACAACTGGACTTGTTGCACAGGTGGCATCCTATCGCAGTACCATGCTGGAATTCACTGAGCTCCTAAGAGCGACCCATTtcttcacaaatgtttgtagaacCAGTCTGCATGCCTCGGTGCTTCATTTTTTATACACCTGTGGCCCTTATTTCAACATACTGTGTGTATACagcaccagtcaaaagtttggatgcactttcccattaaatccattGGGTAAGTGTGTCCAGACTTTTAACtggtattgttttatttatggtagtatttattaaaaaaaatcttcatcaTCACTAAACACTTCTTTCTAGATGCTGAagcaaacaaagtaaaacaaaataacccTTTATTTATAGTTCCTTTCGAAGGGTGAACAAATTGTAAAGAATACATTAACAATGTAATGGATTTAATTCATACATGTCATGTTGACAGGCTGCAGGATGGCATCGGCATCTGCCAGTGTGGACTCAAAGGCAGAGCTGACTGGTCTGCTGGAACAGTGGGAGAGGGAGCAGCAAGGCAGCACACAGGAGCTGGTTAACATCCTCACAAAGTAAGTAGCTGAACTAACTTAAAAATGATGTGTTGTGATATAGTAAGGTAGTAAGGATGAATAGAATGACTTGAAGACGGTTCAATTTGTTGCTGTACATTCACTTTCAGAATCTCAGAGCTTGTTGAAAAGGAGACGGAGGAATACCATAAAGCAGACCCTGACCCTTTTGATGATCGACATCCTGGTATGGAAAAAGGAACTGCAAGTGGATTACTGGTTTTAAATATTGCAAAGGTTTTTCACTTTCCCTTCTTGTCCTCCAGGGAGAGCTGATCCAGAATGTGTGTTAGGACACCTCCTAAAGATTCTGTTCAAGAATGATGACTTCATGAATACGGTAAGAATGTAGATGTACAGATTTTATACTTCTCCAAGATGAATAACATTTACTAACAGGTTATCCAGAAGACCGTTTAAAAGATCCATCTTTCCTTTGTAGTTAGTGAACAGCTATGTGATGACAAGCAGAGAATTTTCCCTAAATGCAGCAGCTTGTCGCCTGCTGCAGAACATCATGCCTGGATTGGAGACTGCTGTGGTGTTTCAAGAAAAAGTATGTTAATTccaatttattctgtttttaagcTTGTGGTATTCTTTTAGTTTGGAAGTTGTATAACTGATATGATGTAACTTCAGCAGATCTCTACTGTATGTCATACTATAGTCATTGGAATTAATGTAGGTGCTGAAAGAAGAGGCACAATGCAAAGGTGGTTTTAGTTGCTCAGCAAAGAAAGGTCAAAAAGTTGCAATCTTGAAGTCTGTGGCCCTGACTGGCAACATAATTCTCTGAATTTTGACATCTATTTTGGACGTTTGCCACTTGTCTAAAAATACCTTTGTTGTTTGTGGGATCACAGTCCAGCCAGCAAGTTAGTTACTCTTTAACCAGTTCTTAGAGGCACATGAATGCAGACAGATAAGCAGTGACCAGATTATGAAGATTTGATTCACACAATGTGTTAGGGCTTCATGATAGTTTGACATATGTAAATGTGCAAAGATTAGATGTATTTTGTATAAACacatgattaatttaatttaattatttgggTCATTGAGGAAGACGTTACAGCTGCAGGGAAATATATGTTCaatgctcttttattttttggaagGTAGGGAAGATTGTTACAGGAAGTGGCAATATTTACAGTACAATTTTATGAAGGAAAAATTACgaatagaaagaaaatgtttttgtctagtCCATTATTGATATGAATATTagcatatttttttaagtaagagGTGATTTTCTGGGTAGACGTCTTCTAAAAGGAGGGTGGTTAAGAAAGAAAGTTAATTGCTACAAGCTACAGTATAGCAAATGTTACAAAAAAGTTCAACAATCATAAGAAATGTTGAGTATTTTTGTCAGTGAGAAACTAATTTTAAAGCACTCTAAATTgattctcttcttttgtttatgttttcttcATCACTTCTGCATTTGCTTTCCTCAGGAGGGCATCGTTGAGCGGTTGTTTAAGTGGGCTCAAGAGGCTGAACAGCCGCTCAGAATCTATGCCACAGGCTTGCTGGCAGGTGCCATGGAGAACCAGGATATTGCCGCCAACTACAGAGAGGAGAACTCCGTTTTGGTCAGTAGGGATTTCTCTAGTCTTGCATATTACGATATATGAATCTTAAGATTTTGCACTAATAAAGATATTACAACAATCAATAAAAATTTTGTCCTCGTGATTTGTTCATGAGCAGTAGGTGGTGTGTGGCAGCAGCTCTCTTGTTAACTTATTTTTCATCCTTTACCTTGACAGGTGCCTTTGATGCTACATCGGTTGCGTGAGCTTCAGGATAAGGATGCTGAGAACAAACGGGATATTAAACGACCCAGCCCCAGGAAGACTCTGAGTGAGCCTTTGTTACCTTTAGATGAGGAGGCTGTTGATGGAGGCTTTGATGAGATGCCCTTCACACCAGGCAGAAATGGAGCTGAAAAAGAGGAGGTAGGGCCTGAAGAAGGTGGCGAAATTCCCTTCACATCCATCGAGCCCGAAAGCGAGCTTTCGTTCCGTCTCAACTCCCCTCACAAGACGAGCAGCCGTGTCAACTCAGCTGTTAAAACCATGATGAAGCCCATGTCTGCCCCAGGTTCTCTGATACACCCAGGCATGTCTGATGGTAGCAGCTACCTAAGACGGAGGGCAGAAAGGGAGATCGCCAGGACCTCAAAACAAAAGCTCAATTTCTCTTTGTCAGAGCCAGAGAGGAACTTCAGTGAGCTTTCCAACAGCAGCTGGTCTGAGATGAGCCCCTGGGTGATTGGCAACAACTATCATCTATACCCTCTAACCCCAGAGATCGAACAGAGGCTCATTCTGCAGTATCTCACACCTCTGGGGGAGTATCAGGAGGTTGGTGCACATTCATCAGCATGTACAACAAATGAAACTGCATAGACTGATTCACTAGTTAATGAACACAAATAAATCTGCAGCTGTTTATTTAGATGATCTTTCATTCAAATTTAAAGCTTGAATGGTGTCTGCCTCTTAAAGGGGAAGATTTCATGATGGTAAATTGAGTATGACTTTTGGACTGGTGGTTAACATTACCTTGTCTTGCTGCAAACTTACCAGCAGATGTCAGCCttccatgatgatgatgatgatgatataatgATGACGAAAGAAATTAAACTATTCTCTCTAAAGCTAGTTTTAAAGGGTAACTGGTGCAAGTGAATTTTATAAAGAAATTTTACAAGGACgagcacatttttttattggatCTTGGAAAAAGAAATTCAAGCATCTAGGTTCATAGAGGAAGTCAAATTGATATAATTTATGTATCTGTCCTGTAGCTTCTGGCAGTGTTTATGCAGATGGGAGCTCGTGAGCTACTGATGCATTATATGGATCTAAAGCAGACCAATGATGTTCAGCTCACCTTTGAGGCTCTGAAGGTAAATACTCATTCCTGCTTTTGACCCTGTATGGTGCTGAGAAAAAACAACTTCCTGAGCCTTGTCTCTTTACTTCCTCATAGTATCTGGCATCACTGCTGCTGCACAAGAAGTTTGCTGCAGAGTTTGTTGCTCATGGTGGAGTTCAGAAGCTGCTGGAGATCCCCAGGCCTTCAATGGCGGCTACTGGAGTGTCGCTGTGCCTCTATTACCTAGCCTATAACCAGGATGCCATGGAAAgggtacaaaacaaacaaacaaacaaacaaaaaaacatatacaAAAGAGATACATTGCCAACGTGTCTTGTAGCAGTTTACTATTGTACTCATGGTTGTGTCCTCTCCTGTCAAGGTGTGCATGTTGCCACACTCTGTGCTGTCAGATGTGGTTGGTTACACACTGTGGCTGCTGGAATGCTCCCATGCGTCCGGCTGCTGCCACGCTACCATGttcttctccatctccttctctTTCCGTGCTGTCCTGGAGCTTTTCGACAAGCAGGACGGGCTCAGACGGCTTGTCAACCTGGTAAGAGGACCTAGCAGTACTCATAGTGGCTATGTAAATTTAACCATCTGTATCACTCAGAagatactaaaaaaaaaaaaaaaagtgagcagTCAGCACGCTGTTATATCctcacaaaaacaacacttgGTGCACTAATCTTTGATATGAATGGATTTTTTTCAGATTAGCACACTGGAGATCCTGAACCCTGAGGATCAAGGAGCGCTACTGAGTGATGATGAGATTTTCTCTAGCAGGCAGACAGCCAAGCACACCTGTATGGCGCTGCGAAGGTACTTTGAGGCCCATCTGGCAATCAAGGTGGAACAGGTGAAGCAATCTCTGCAACGCACAGAGGGAGGTGCCCCCATTCACTCACAGCCATATTACAAGGTACACAGAGGACAAAGGATAAGTAAAATGGATGTTACTGGAAACTATTATAAGAAATTTAAGTATATTTTTTGTAGTTCAATTTGTGCTTTAGTTGTTCTGAAGTTTGTTAGCTTGTGTTCCTGCTGTGATCTTTTGTATTGTTGTCTCACCCTGCAGGCAGTCAGCTATAGCCGCGAACAGGTGGTGGAAATGATGGAGTTTTTAATCGAGTATGGTCCACTTAGACTTTACTGGGAACCAGCAGAGGTTTTTCACAAACTGTCCTGTGTCCAGTTACTCCTGCAGCTCATCTCTATTGCTTGTGACTGGAGGACCTACTATGGGAGGTATTGACAAGGCATTGTTTTTCTAAATGGTCTTAtaccttattttttttagatggtTTCACAGTAATCAGCTCTACATGTTCAGTATTTGGTAGAACTGTGAAGTGATGATGTCTGTTTTATGTTCCTACAGAAGCGACACAGTGCGTTATGCCCTTGACATACTTAGTATCCTCACAGTTGTTCCAAAAACCCAACTGTTGTTGTCTGAGGCTGTTGCTGTGCTTGATGAGGGAGGATCAACTGTTTCCACTGTTGGTAGGTGATGCCAGACTTTTTAGTCATTATTAAGTAATTATAAAATTTTCTTTCATGTACTTGTGTGTAGCCCAATAAAATCAAGATTAGATATTTCTTTAGTGAATACAGCCGTCAGATTTGAATTTAAAGCCTGTGTCCTGTTCAGCTGAGAagtgatttcattttttttggaaGGTTTTCAATTTAcctgctttttttctctccacccTCAGGCACGAGTATAGTCCTGGCAGTAGCCGAGGGAGAGGTATTTGTGAATGATGCTGAGATTCAGAAGTCAGCTCTGCAGGTTGTCATCAACTGCGTTTGTGCACCAGACAAACGTATGTCCAGTATTGGCAAGTTTATTGCAGGTACCCCCCGTCGCCGCCTACCACAGCAGACCAAAGCCAACGAAAGTGTGCTCACCAAGATGTGGAATGTGGTGCAGTCCAATAATGGCATCAAGGTAGAGTTAACAGATCAATCCCcctgagatttttcttttatattactACTTCTTTCAAAAGATGTAATTCTGGGAGTCTAAACTTTAGCTAGTGGGCCACATTTTGAATGGTTTGTCTGTGGATAGTGGCAGGTAAATGCTTGTAAACTGACTAAAAATGAACTCTGTAAGCTTTCAATATTGTCTCGTCCACCTcttgtcattcattcatgctcATTTGGGAGTaagtgttgttcttactctcaaatgtaagtcgctttggataaaagcgtctgctaaatgactgtagaatagaatagaagtcAGTATTTTTTACTTCTACTCTGCTTCCATCCGCTAGGTGTTACTTTTCCTCCTGACTGTGAAGATGCCCATTACAGATGCTGATCAGATCCGAGCTCTGGCCTGTAAAGCTCTGGTGGGTCTGTCTCGCTCCAGCACCGTCAGACAGATCATCAGCAAGCTGCCTTTGTTCAGCAGCGGACACATCCAGCAGCTCATGAAGGAGCCCGTTCTCCAGGACAAACGCAGCGAACATGTCAAATTCTGTAAGTTTGCAGCTGAGTTGATAGAAAGGATCTCGGGGAAACCATTGCTGATCGGCACAGATGTGTCTCTGGCCTGGCTTCAAAGGGCCAGTGTGGTTGCTCAGTCCAGGATCACCTTCCCTGAGAAGGAGTTGCTGCTGCTTATTCGGAACCACCTCGTGGCCAAAGGCCTTCATGACACAGCAACCACACTGACCAAAGAGGCAGATCTCCCTATGGCTTGTCTGTCACATTCTTCACATTCAACTTCAACTTTCCCTTCTGTTGCTCCTCCGCCACCTGCCACCCCTGTTGCTACTCTGCCCCGCACCCCACGGCTGGCCAATGGTGTTGGGTCAAGACTAGGAAACCATCCCTCTCATTCATCCACCTCCTCATCCAGCCATCCACAAACACGCCCTTCCACTTCACAACTTGCCGGGCCTCCTTCTAATACTTTCCCATCAACGTCTGTTCCACACTGTAACAGTGGCTCTCCACTGATTGGACGCATCGTTTTTTCTCGTGAACGGCAAACAGCGTGTGGAACAGTGAGCTGCAAGAAAGCCAGAGTGCTTCGACAGAAGTCTGACCACGGGGCCTTCAGCCAAAGTCCAGCCATGAAGAAGCAGTTTGACAGACACTTGCCTTCGCCGCCGGCATTAGACAGCATTATCACAGAGTACCTGAGGGAACAGCATGCACGCTGTAAAAACCCTGTTGCAACCTGCCCacctttctctctcttcacaCCCCATCAATGTCCCGAGCCCAAACAGAGACGCCAGGCACCCATCAATTTCACATCCCGACACACACGGAGAGTCATATATCCAAAATATGGAGGTGTAGATGGAGGATGCTTTGACAGACATCTCATTTTTAGCAGGTAGGCAGCTTTGTGCCATTTATGTTTGCTTCTGGATCAGCCTCCACTGCCATTTCTCCAcatgctttattttctttttgtccaggTTCCGTCCCATTTCTGTGTTTAGGGAAGCAGATGAGGATGAGAGCGGATTCATGTGTTGTGCCTTCTCAGCTCGTGAACGGTTTCTGATGCTCGGGACGTGTACAGGGCAGCTAAAGCTCTACAATGTGTTTACAGGCCAGGAGGAAGCCAGCTATAGCTGTCACACTTCAGCAATCACTCACTTGGAGCCTTCACGGGTCAGTAGAGTAAGCGTAGATAATATTGGGCCTTTTTGTTAGTTTGGATGTTTTTACTGTTACCGTGCAGAATCAGATTTGTATACTGTTCATCTTCTTAATGACAAAAGTTTAATGAACAGTACGATTTTACCACATTAGGTTTATTCATTGTGCATCTTACAAGTGTGATAACTTAAAATCCTcagcatatttttttctttagaatatGTATTATTTTCTGGAGATATATTTTGAAATCAGATACATTCACATAATGGCAGtttcagaatattttaatgtgagtggaaaagtaaaagtaataattttGTAACTATTTTGTGAAAACTAAGGAACATTTTTGGGTAAAATTGTTACACCAAGAACAGTAATTTTACATATCTATCGGGGTATCTCTgactgttatattttatatttttaggaTGGTTCTCTGCTCTTAACGTCAGCCTCTTGGAGTTACCCTCTGTCTGCACTGTGGGGCATGAAATCAGTGTTCATCATGAAGTGAGTGATGTTGTTACCAGT
This region of Melanotaenia boesemani isolate fMelBoe1 chromosome 13, fMelBoe1.pri, whole genome shotgun sequence genomic DNA includes:
- the ssuh2rs1 gene encoding protein SSUH2 homolog isoform X1, which produces MEYQPIMSGQNRNYGIANPGFAPAAVGAAAMFAPPTAESQSPSAPPASMFDNVPGYEGTVMGGGGFLPPPMPAYPAPQPTPSPEAPHWSIPSIDEDTARGAFVLFASSKCCYSSAPAKDGVITNMEAFNTYRYRLETFTESRSTEWSQEPYQGQSVDAFAQQPPGPWDVPAKQPSFFVEDKQCIKVPYTSSVKPCHNCVGMGRKPCNQCAGAGNKVCWVCNGSGYRQGNDRCLHCNGRGRDNCSHCHGQGSKQCDICRGKQQLLVYIKLTVKWTNNSDDYVVEQSSGLPVENLRKVSGKELFRDSKYMVYPLIGFPDPSVMQASQRLVSDHQGKYLQTSRILQQRQIIELIPITKVTYSWKQKSHIYFVYGNEFKVSADDYPATCCCSVM
- the ssuh2rs1 gene encoding protein SSUH2 homolog isoform X2 produces the protein MYTNMEGQAMFAPPTAESQSPSAPPASMFDNVPGYEGTVMGGGGFLPPPMPAYPAPQPTPSPEAPHWSIPSIDEDTARGAFVLFASSKCCYSSAPAKDGVITNMEAFNTYRYRLETFTESRSTEWSQEPYQGQSVDAFAQQPPGPWDVPAKQPSFFVEDKQCIKVPYTSSVKPCHNCVGMGRKPCNQCAGAGNKVCWVCNGSGYRQGNDRCLHCNGRGRDNCSHCHGQGSKQCDICRGKQQLLVYIKLTVKWTNNSDDYVVEQSSGLPVENLRKVSGKELFRDSKYMVYPLIGFPDPSVMQASQRLVSDHQGKYLQTSRILQQRQIIELIPITKVTYSWKQKSHIYFVYGNEFKVSADDYPATCCCSVM
- the LOC121651632 gene encoding DDB1- and CUL4-associated factor 1-like; translation: MASASASVDSKAELTGLLEQWEREQQGSTQELVNILTKISELVEKETEEYHKADPDPFDDRHPGRADPECVLGHLLKILFKNDDFMNTLVNSYVMTSREFSLNAAACRLLQNIMPGLETAVVFQEKEGIVERLFKWAQEAEQPLRIYATGLLAGAMENQDIAANYREENSVLVPLMLHRLRELQDKDAENKRDIKRPSPRKTLSEPLLPLDEEAVDGGFDEMPFTPGRNGAEKEEVGPEEGGEIPFTSIEPESELSFRLNSPHKTSSRVNSAVKTMMKPMSAPGSLIHPGMSDGSSYLRRRAEREIARTSKQKLNFSLSEPERNFSELSNSSWSEMSPWVIGNNYHLYPLTPEIEQRLILQYLTPLGEYQELLAVFMQMGARELLMHYMDLKQTNDVQLTFEALKYLASLLLHKKFAAEFVAHGGVQKLLEIPRPSMAATGVSLCLYYLAYNQDAMERVCMLPHSVLSDVVGYTLWLLECSHASGCCHATMFFSISFSFRAVLELFDKQDGLRRLVNLISTLEILNPEDQGALLSDDEIFSSRQTAKHTCMALRRYFEAHLAIKVEQVKQSLQRTEGGAPIHSQPYYKAVSYSREQVVEMMEFLIEYGPLRLYWEPAEVFHKLSCVQLLLQLISIACDWRTYYGRSDTVRYALDILSILTVVPKTQLLLSEAVAVLDEGGSTVSTVGTSIVLAVAEGEVFVNDAEIQKSALQVVINCVCAPDKRMSSIGKFIAGTPRRRLPQQTKANESVLTKMWNVVQSNNGIKVLLFLLTVKMPITDADQIRALACKALVGLSRSSTVRQIISKLPLFSSGHIQQLMKEPVLQDKRSEHVKFCKFAAELIERISGKPLLIGTDVSLAWLQRASVVAQSRITFPEKELLLLIRNHLVAKGLHDTATTLTKEADLPMACLSHSSHSTSTFPSVAPPPPATPVATLPRTPRLANGVGSRLGNHPSHSSTSSSSHPQTRPSTSQLAGPPSNTFPSTSVPHCNSGSPLIGRIVFSRERQTACGTVSCKKARVLRQKSDHGAFSQSPAMKKQFDRHLPSPPALDSIITEYLREQHARCKNPVATCPPFSLFTPHQCPEPKQRRQAPINFTSRHTRRVIYPKYGGVDGGCFDRHLIFSRFRPISVFREADEDESGFMCCAFSARERFLMLGTCTGQLKLYNVFTGQEEASYSCHTSAITHLEPSRDGSLLLTSASWSYPLSALWGMKSVFIMKHSFLGDHYVEFSKLSQDRVIGTKEHVARIYDIQTGQVTLTLNNPDLANNYKRNCATFNPTDDLVLNDGVLWDVRTAQAIHKFDKFNMNISGVFHPSGLEVIINTEIWDLRTFHLLHTVPALDQCRIVFNNSGTVIYGAMLQADDEDDMMDMQMKSPFGSSFRTFNATDYKPIATIDVKRNIFDLCTDTKDCYLAVIENQDSVNTDTVCRLYEVGRQRLAEEEEEDEEDQEDDDQEEDDDDDDDSDDDVDTDPLIAEIENENGGEDEDDEDEDDGNDEFSPSDEEVARLLEDDADVGNDDDDDDDDEDDSDNDDVDLDGENDSSDNSDLEDDIILSLNE